Proteins from one Oncorhynchus gorbuscha isolate QuinsamMale2020 ecotype Even-year linkage group LG18, OgorEven_v1.0, whole genome shotgun sequence genomic window:
- the LOC124002552 gene encoding serine/arginine-rich splicing factor 7-like isoform X1, translating to MSRHGRNGGDSKIYVGNLGTGAGKGELERAFGYYGPLRTVWIARNPPGFAFVEFEDTRDAEDAVRGLDGKLISGSRVRVELSTGMPRRSRYERAPTNRPFDSNDKCYECGERGHYAYDCHRYGRRRRTRSRSHSRSGGRRYSRSRSRGRGRRSRSFSPRRSRSPRRSRALTPKRSRSRSKSRSRSRSHSHAKTRSGSVGRSKSGSPTRRYAEVLSLSPIFFPPFSSLNDLWNSLTMHDKQQNETMQMSMQSLCMVTVNGVDA from the exons ATGTCAAGACACGGTCGAAACGGAGGAG ACTCTAAGATTTATGTCGGTAACCTGGGCACTGGTGCAGGGAAAGGAGAGCTAGAGCGGGCGTTCGGGTATTACGGACCTTTAAGAACCGTGTGGATTGCTAGGAACCCCCCGGGCTTTGCCTTTGTGGAGTTTGAAGACACCCGGGATGCAGAAGATGCGGTCCGAGGCCTTGACGGCAA GTTGATTTCTGGATCTCGAGTACGAGTTGAATTATCTACAGGGATGCCGCGGCGATCTCGATACGAGCGTGCGCCCACCAACCGGCCCTTTGACTCCAACGACAAGTGCTATGAGTGTGGTGAGCGGGGGCACTATGCCTACGACTGCCACCGCTACGGTCGACGAAGGAGGACCAG GTCCCGGTCTCACTCCAGGTCCGGTGGGAGGAGGTACTCTCGCTCTCGCAGCCGGGGCCGTGGCAGGAG ATCAAGATCCTTCTCTCCACGCCGCTCTCGTTCTCCTAGAAGATCTAGAGCCCTTACCCCCAAGAGATCAAG ATCTCGATCAAAGTCCAGATCAAGGTCTAGGTCACATTCTCATGCAAAGACCAG GTCTGGTTCTGTGGGCAGATCCAAGTCTGGTTCCCCCACGAGGAGGTATGCAGAGGTCTTGAGTCTGAGCCCAATTTTCTTTCCACCATTCTCTTCTCTAAACGATCTGTGGAACAGTTTGACAATGCATGATAAGCAGCAAAACGAGACAATGCAAATGTCCATGCAATCGTTATGCATGGTTACAGTTAACGGTGTAGATGCATGA
- the gemin6 gene encoding gem-associated protein 6 isoform X1 encodes MDTWRQLKPLEWCKYVNKEVKVTAHEKQQYHGWVFTVDPVSASIVLVTFQEKGGTPTVRVVTGHAVQEVEVLQEGNEETAGRLRVIFTPPGAHALGPEEVRHRKERLRLWLEKNRIPVEEKGEMLCVANVLTVSAPYGAEDCSSSNEIILARVQSLVESNPDSTPDQPANS; translated from the exons ATGGACACGTGGCGTCAACTGAAGccactggagtggtgtaaatatGTAAACAAAGAGGTCAAAGTGACAGCGCACGAGAAACAACAATATCATGGTTGGGTTTTTACCGTTGATCCAGTATCTGCCAG TATAGTCCTAGTGACCTTCCAGGAGAAAGGAGGCACACCGACGGTCCGAGTTGTGACAGGCCATGCAGTGCAGGAAGTAGAGGTCCTCCAGGAGGGTAATGAAGAAACAGCGGGGCGGCTGAGGGTCATTTTCACACCCCCAGGAGCCCACGCCCTTGGCCCGGAAGAAGTGAGGCACAGGAAAGAGCGCCTCCGCCTGTGGCTGGAAAAGAACCGCATCCCCGTGGAAGAGAAAGGCGAGATGCTGTGCGTGGCCAACGTGCTGACAGTGAGCGCCCCTTACGGAGCGGAAGACTGTAGCAGCTCCAACGAGATCATCCTAGCCCGAGTGCAGAGCCTGGTGGAGAGCAACCCTGATTCAACTCCAGACCAGCCTGCCAACTCCTGA
- the LOC124002552 gene encoding serine/arginine-rich splicing factor 7-like isoform X3, protein MSRHGRNGGDSKIYVGNLGTGAGKGELERAFGYYGPLRTVWIARNPPGFAFVEFEDTRDAEDAVRGLDGKLISGSRVRVELSTGMPRRSRYERAPTNRPFDSNDKCYECGERGHYAYDCHRYGRRRRTRSRSHSRSGGRRYSRSRSRGRGRRSRSFSPRRSRSPRRSRALTPKRSRSRSKSRSRSRSHSHAKTRSGSVGRSKSGSPTRSHSTSRSPRRSDSSERDD, encoded by the exons ATGTCAAGACACGGTCGAAACGGAGGAG ACTCTAAGATTTATGTCGGTAACCTGGGCACTGGTGCAGGGAAAGGAGAGCTAGAGCGGGCGTTCGGGTATTACGGACCTTTAAGAACCGTGTGGATTGCTAGGAACCCCCCGGGCTTTGCCTTTGTGGAGTTTGAAGACACCCGGGATGCAGAAGATGCGGTCCGAGGCCTTGACGGCAA GTTGATTTCTGGATCTCGAGTACGAGTTGAATTATCTACAGGGATGCCGCGGCGATCTCGATACGAGCGTGCGCCCACCAACCGGCCCTTTGACTCCAACGACAAGTGCTATGAGTGTGGTGAGCGGGGGCACTATGCCTACGACTGCCACCGCTACGGTCGACGAAGGAGGACCAG GTCCCGGTCTCACTCCAGGTCCGGTGGGAGGAGGTACTCTCGCTCTCGCAGCCGGGGCCGTGGCAGGAG ATCAAGATCCTTCTCTCCACGCCGCTCTCGTTCTCCTAGAAGATCTAGAGCCCTTACCCCCAAGAGATCAAG ATCTCGATCAAAGTCCAGATCAAGGTCTAGGTCACATTCTCATGCAAAGACCAG GTCTGGTTCTGTGGGCAGATCCAAGTCTGGTTCCCCCACGAGGAG CCACTCTACCTCGAGGAGTCCTCGTCGAAGTGACAGCTCGGAGAGGGACGACTGA
- the gemin6 gene encoding gem-associated protein 6 isoform X2, giving the protein MVYSSSVAMFGSVVNESTHQLRQKVEQPVSIVLVTFQEKGGTPTVRVVTGHAVQEVEVLQEGNEETAGRLRVIFTPPGAHALGPEEVRHRKERLRLWLEKNRIPVEEKGEMLCVANVLTVSAPYGAEDCSSSNEIILARVQSLVESNPDSTPDQPANS; this is encoded by the exons ATGGTGTATTCATCAAGCGTAGCTATGTTTGGCTCTGTGGTGAACGAGTCAACACATCAACTAAGACAGAAGGTGGAACAGCCAGTGAG TATAGTCCTAGTGACCTTCCAGGAGAAAGGAGGCACACCGACGGTCCGAGTTGTGACAGGCCATGCAGTGCAGGAAGTAGAGGTCCTCCAGGAGGGTAATGAAGAAACAGCGGGGCGGCTGAGGGTCATTTTCACACCCCCAGGAGCCCACGCCCTTGGCCCGGAAGAAGTGAGGCACAGGAAAGAGCGCCTCCGCCTGTGGCTGGAAAAGAACCGCATCCCCGTGGAAGAGAAAGGCGAGATGCTGTGCGTGGCCAACGTGCTGACAGTGAGCGCCCCTTACGGAGCGGAAGACTGTAGCAGCTCCAACGAGATCATCCTAGCCCGAGTGCAGAGCCTGGTGGAGAGCAACCCTGATTCAACTCCAGACCAGCCTGCCAACTCCTGA
- the LOC124002552 gene encoding serine/arginine-rich splicing factor 7-like isoform X4 has protein sequence MSRHGRNGGDSKIYVGNLGTGAGKGELERAFGYYGPLRTVWIARNPPGFAFVEFEDTRDAEDAVRGLDGKLISGSRVRVELSTGMPRRSRYERAPTNRPFDSNDKCYECGERGHYAYDCHRYGRRRRTRSRSHSRSGGRRYSRSRSRGRGRRSRSFSPRRSRSPRRSRALTPKRSRSRSKSRSRSRSHSHAKTRSNGTQGDIMWNAHDQKMSLCQ, from the exons ATGTCAAGACACGGTCGAAACGGAGGAG ACTCTAAGATTTATGTCGGTAACCTGGGCACTGGTGCAGGGAAAGGAGAGCTAGAGCGGGCGTTCGGGTATTACGGACCTTTAAGAACCGTGTGGATTGCTAGGAACCCCCCGGGCTTTGCCTTTGTGGAGTTTGAAGACACCCGGGATGCAGAAGATGCGGTCCGAGGCCTTGACGGCAA GTTGATTTCTGGATCTCGAGTACGAGTTGAATTATCTACAGGGATGCCGCGGCGATCTCGATACGAGCGTGCGCCCACCAACCGGCCCTTTGACTCCAACGACAAGTGCTATGAGTGTGGTGAGCGGGGGCACTATGCCTACGACTGCCACCGCTACGGTCGACGAAGGAGGACCAG GTCCCGGTCTCACTCCAGGTCCGGTGGGAGGAGGTACTCTCGCTCTCGCAGCCGGGGCCGTGGCAGGAG ATCAAGATCCTTCTCTCCACGCCGCTCTCGTTCTCCTAGAAGATCTAGAGCCCTTACCCCCAAGAGATCAAG ATCTCGATCAAAGTCCAGATCAAGGTCTAGGTCACATTCTCATGCAAAGACCAG GAGCAACGGAACGCAGGGCGATATCATGTGGAATGCGCATGACCAGAAAATGTCTCTCTGCCAGTAa
- the LOC124002552 gene encoding serine/arginine-rich splicing factor 7-like isoform X5, protein MSRHGRNGGDSKIYVGNLGTGAGKGELERAFGYYGPLRTVWIARNPPGFAFVEFEDTRDAEDAVRGLDGKLISGSRVRVELSTGMPRRSRYERAPTNRPFDSNDKCYECGERGHYAYDCHRYGRRRRTRSRSHSRSGGRRYSRSRSRGRGRRSRSFSPRRSRSPRRSRALTPKRSRSRSKSRSRSRSHSHAKTSHSTSRSPRRSDSSERDD, encoded by the exons ATGTCAAGACACGGTCGAAACGGAGGAG ACTCTAAGATTTATGTCGGTAACCTGGGCACTGGTGCAGGGAAAGGAGAGCTAGAGCGGGCGTTCGGGTATTACGGACCTTTAAGAACCGTGTGGATTGCTAGGAACCCCCCGGGCTTTGCCTTTGTGGAGTTTGAAGACACCCGGGATGCAGAAGATGCGGTCCGAGGCCTTGACGGCAA GTTGATTTCTGGATCTCGAGTACGAGTTGAATTATCTACAGGGATGCCGCGGCGATCTCGATACGAGCGTGCGCCCACCAACCGGCCCTTTGACTCCAACGACAAGTGCTATGAGTGTGGTGAGCGGGGGCACTATGCCTACGACTGCCACCGCTACGGTCGACGAAGGAGGACCAG GTCCCGGTCTCACTCCAGGTCCGGTGGGAGGAGGTACTCTCGCTCTCGCAGCCGGGGCCGTGGCAGGAG ATCAAGATCCTTCTCTCCACGCCGCTCTCGTTCTCCTAGAAGATCTAGAGCCCTTACCCCCAAGAGATCAAG ATCTCGATCAAAGTCCAGATCAAGGTCTAGGTCACATTCTCATGCAAAGACCAG CCACTCTACCTCGAGGAGTCCTCGTCGAAGTGACAGCTCGGAGAGGGACGACTGA
- the LOC124002552 gene encoding serine/arginine-rich splicing factor 7-like isoform X2, with protein MSRHGRNGGDSKIYVGNLGTGAGKGELERAFGYYGPLRTVWIARNPPGFAFVEFEDTRDAEDAVRGLDGKLISGSRVRVELSTGMPRRSRYERAPTNRPFDSNDKCYECGERGHYAYDCHRYGRRRRTRSRSHSRSGGRRYSRSRSRGRGRRSRSFSPRRSRSPRRSRALTPKRSRSRSKSRSRSRSHSHAKTRSGSVGRSKSGSPTRSCSKSKASPQKLSHSTSRSPRRSDSSERDD; from the exons ATGTCAAGACACGGTCGAAACGGAGGAG ACTCTAAGATTTATGTCGGTAACCTGGGCACTGGTGCAGGGAAAGGAGAGCTAGAGCGGGCGTTCGGGTATTACGGACCTTTAAGAACCGTGTGGATTGCTAGGAACCCCCCGGGCTTTGCCTTTGTGGAGTTTGAAGACACCCGGGATGCAGAAGATGCGGTCCGAGGCCTTGACGGCAA GTTGATTTCTGGATCTCGAGTACGAGTTGAATTATCTACAGGGATGCCGCGGCGATCTCGATACGAGCGTGCGCCCACCAACCGGCCCTTTGACTCCAACGACAAGTGCTATGAGTGTGGTGAGCGGGGGCACTATGCCTACGACTGCCACCGCTACGGTCGACGAAGGAGGACCAG GTCCCGGTCTCACTCCAGGTCCGGTGGGAGGAGGTACTCTCGCTCTCGCAGCCGGGGCCGTGGCAGGAG ATCAAGATCCTTCTCTCCACGCCGCTCTCGTTCTCCTAGAAGATCTAGAGCCCTTACCCCCAAGAGATCAAG ATCTCGATCAAAGTCCAGATCAAGGTCTAGGTCACATTCTCATGCAAAGACCAG GTCTGGTTCTGTGGGCAGATCCAAGTCTGGTTCCCCCACGAGGAG CTGTTCAAAATCTAAAGCTTCACCTCAAAAACTAAG CCACTCTACCTCGAGGAGTCCTCGTCGAAGTGACAGCTCGGAGAGGGACGACTGA